TGGGGCGAGGTGCTCGCTATGGCCGGGGAGGGGGACGAGGTGATCTTCGCGGCACTCCCCGCGGAGGCGCTCGCGGAGGCGCGCGCGCGCCTTCGCAGCGTCGCGGGGCGCGTGCGGGGCGATTCCGTCCCCGCCCCCTGAGACAACCATCCGGGGGGAGATATCCCCGGCAGGGAAACCATTTCCCGCGCCGGATTCCGGGTACAAGCGGGATCGGGACGCGAACGTTGCCGTTTCTCCTCTTCCGCCGGTTCAAGACAAACCCTCCGCGCGGTTCCTTGCCCTACTAGTCGCAACGGGGGACCGTTTTATTACAGACTATTTTCAGTTTTTTCAGCCGGTGACATAACGAAGCGGGAAACAACCTAAAAACCGCTCCCGGTGCATCCGGCCGCGCGCAACGAAACGGCGCCGGGTCGTACGCGGCGGCGACGCGCGCGGGGGACCCCCCGCGCTTCTCCCGGGAGGCGCGCGTGGGTGGCCGGGCGCAGGATGCAGAGCGCCCGGGCACCCCGATGCGCGTCGCGGCACGCCCGACACCGCAATTACAGTTCCCCTCCCCCGTCCCCACCGGCTATAATGAGCGCCTATGAGCCCGGCGAACGGTCGGCCCCGCAGGCCGTACTTCCCTCTCGAGTTCCCCGTTTCGAAGAAGGAGTGGGACCGCTACGAACTGGGGCGCGGCATCTTCCCGGAGGGGGGCGAGGTCCGCGTCCCCGACTTCCGCGTCCTCCGGCAGATCGTCAAGAGGATCTACGAACGCCGGGACGACCGGGCGTTCTCCGGCGTGCCGCCGAAGGCGGGGCAACTCAACGCGACCGGCCTCCTCAACGAGATCTTCCGCGCGATCATCAGGCGCTACTGCGAGACGAAGAACCCCGCGGCGTTCAAGAAGGGGCTGGCGCATGCGAAGACGCGCCTCGCTCCGAACCGGCTCCGCGGCGCGATCGAGGAGTTCGTCGCCGCCTTCCCTCCGCAGACGGTCTTGACGGGGCGCCTCGCGCCGCGGAAGTTTCTCGCGGGGGAGACCGGCGGCATCCCCAACCGGCAGCTCGCGGCCGCCGAGATGCTCCTCCTCGCCATCTCGAACGCCAACCCCGCGCTCGCCCCGGCGATCGAGCTGTTCAACGACGAAACACTCGCCCGGGAGACCGCCTACCCGGCCCTTCTCCGGTCGCTCGAGTCGTTCTTCCGCGCCCAGCCCGGCTTCGGCCGCGCCGACACGCCGATCCTGGACTTTCTGCGCGAGCCGGTTTCCGCATTCCCCGACTCGCTGCAGGGACAGCTCTCCTACATCAGGGAGCGCTGGCGCGAGTATCTGCCCGAGGCGCTCTACTACCGGCTCCTCACCGCCCTCGACGTCCTCAAGGAGGAGGAGAAGTCGGGCTGGCTCGGGGCGGGGCCGACGCAGGTCCTCACCTTCAAGGGGCTCCGCGACGATGAGTACCCGGAGTACGCGCGGTACGTCGACTCCCCCGAATACGAGCGCTTCACCGAGGACCGCGACTGGATGTCGAAGGTCGTGCTGATCGCCAAGAGCACCTACGTCTGGCTCGACCAGCTCTCGAAAAAGCACGGCCGCCTGATCAGGCGCATCGACGAGATCCCCGACGAGGAGCTGGACACGCTCGCCCGCTGGGGATTCTCCGGCCTCTGGCTCATCGGCATCTGGGAGCGGAGCCCCGCCTCGCGCCGGATCAAGCAGATCTGCGGCAACGCCGAGGCCCTCGCCTCCGCCTACTCCCTCTACGACTACTCGATCAGCCGCGACCTCGGCGGGGAGGAGGCGTTCCGCAGGTTGAAGGAGCGGGCGTGGCGGCGCGGGATACGGCTGTGCACCGATGTCGTCCCCAACCACACCGGCCTCTACTCGCGGTGGGTCGTCGAGCACCCGGAGCGCTACATCCAGCTCGACTCCCCGCCGTTCCCCGGCTACCGGTTCACCGGCCCCGACCTCTCCGGCGACCCGCGCGTCTCGCTCCGGATCGAAGACGGCTACTGGAGCCGGCGCGACGCCGCCGTCGTCTTCCAGCGGCGCGATACCCGCACGGGCGAAACGCGCTACATCTACCACGGCAACGACGGCACGAGTATGCCGTGGAACGACACGGCGCAGCTCGACTTCCTCCGCGCCGATGTCCGCGAGGCGGTGATCCGCACCATACTCGACGTCGCGAGGCGCTTCCCGATCATCCGCCTCGACGCGGCGATGACGCTCGCCAAGAAGCATTTCCAGCGCCTCTGGTACCCGCACCCCGGCACCGGCGGCGGGATCCCCTCGCGCGCCGAGCACGGGATGCTGCGCGAGGAGTTCGACCGCCGGATGCCGCACGAGTTCTGGCGCGAGGTCGTGGACCGGGTGACCCGCGAGATGCCCGACACGCTTCTGCTCGCCGAGGCGTTCTGGATGATGGAGGGGTACTTCGTCCGCACGCTCGGGATGCACCGCGTCTACAACAGCGCCTTCATGAACATGCTGAAGATGGAGGAGAACGACAAGTACCGGAGCGTGGTGAAGAACGTACTCGAGTTCGACCCGCGGGTGCTCAAGCGGTTCGTCAACTTCATGAACAACCCGGACGAGCGCACGGCGGTCGACCAGTTCGGCTGCGGCGACAAGTACTTCGGCGTCTGCCTGATGATGGTGACGATGCCGGGCCTGCCGATGTTCGGGCACGGGCAGATCTTCGGGTTCAAGGAGAAGTACGGGATGGAGTACCGCCGCGCCTACTGGGACGAGCCGATCGACTGGAACCTCGTCCGGCGCCACGAGGCGGAGATCTTCCCGCTGATGCGGAAACGGCACCTGTTCAGCGGGGTCGAGCGGTTCGCCCTCTACGACTTCTACACCGGCTCCGGCCGGGTGGACGAAAACGTCTTCGCCTTCTCGAACCGTTGCGGGACCGAGCGCGCGGTGGTGCTCTACCACAACCGCTACGCGGAGACGGAGGGGTGGATACGGACCTCATGCGGCATGGCGATGGACTACGAGGGCGGCGGGGAGAAACGGGTCGTCCAGAAGACGCTCGCCGAGGCGCTGGAACTGAACGTGGCGCCCGGCGTCCACTACATCTTCCGCGACCAGGCGACGAACCTCGAGCACATTCGTTCCGGCCGGGATCTGGCCCGCCAGGGGATCCGCGCGCGGCTCGGGGCCTACCGCTTCGCGGTCTATTTGGACTTCCGGGAGGTCGCCGACGGGCCCGAGGGGTACTACCGGCGCCTGGCCAAGTCGCTCGGCTGGCGCGGCGTGCCGAGCGTCGAGGAGGCGGTGCGGGAGCTGATCCTCGAGCCGGTCCACGCGCCGTTCGTCCGGTTCACGGGCAACACGGCGGTCGAAACGTTCGCCGCCGATCCCGTCGCGGCGCGCCCGGGACTCGCCAAAGACGCGGCGGAGCTGGTCCGGGCGGTCTCCAAACAGACGGGCGCCTCGGGCGACGGCCGCCGCGTGCGGGAGCAGATCGCCAAGGGGATGGAAACGCTCGCGCGCGTCGCCGCATTCCCACCCGAAGGGTCGCCCGCGCTCGACTACCTGCGGACGGGGTTCGATGAAGGGAGCGTCTTCATGGCCACCGCCCTCGCGTGGGTCATCACGCACAACCTCGGCGCGCTGCGGTCACGCGAGGACGCCGCGGCGCAGGGCGTGGCCTTGATGGACGAACTGCTGCTCGGGAAGGCGTTCGCAGAGGCGCTCCGGGGGCACGGCCTCGACGCGTGGGCCGCCGCGCAGCGCGCCACGCTCCTGGCCATCCTCACCGGCTACCACCGTTGGGCCGACACCGGCCGCGAAGAGGAGTGCCTCGCCTCGTTCAGGGATCTTCTCAACGACGGCGACGCGCGCCTCTGCCTCGGCTTCAACCGCTATAACGGCGTCCTCTGGTTCAACCGCGAGCGGTTGGAGACCCTCCTCTACTGGCTCTATACCGTGTCGGTCCTCGGCCTCGCCGCCGAAGAAACGGCGTCGAACGCCGAGATTCTCCGCGGCGCCGAGCGGCGCTTCGAGATCATACGGCGCATCCAAGACGCCGCCGAGGCGTCCGGGTACGAGGCGGACAGGTTCACCGCCCTGCTCGCGCCCGCGGCGCCGGCATAGCGCCCCCGGCCGTCCTCACGCCGTGCGGTACTCCTCGGGCACCGCGTCCGCCCCGTCCCACACGACATCGCGGAAGTGCTGCGGGTCGGTGTTCCCCTCGGTGTTGATGAGGAGCACCTGCGACTGCGGACCGAGGCGCAGCAGCTCCCTGAGCGGCCCCGTATCCTTCCGCCTCAGGATAAACATCAACGCGCCGAGCGTCACCGCTCCGGATTCCCCCGATATGATGATCGGGTCCCCGTCCAGCGGGATGCCGTACACCCGCATCCCCTTGGCGGCCACGTAGTCGGGGCACGAGATGAAGACATCGGCGCAGTCCCAGAGCAGCCGCCAGGCAAGCGGGCTCGGTTGCCCGCAGGCAAGGCCCGCCATTATGGTGTCCAGCGCGCCACCGAACGAGTGCGGCTCCCCGTCCCCCTTCTTCGCCGACTCGTACAGGCACGCCGCCTTCTCCGGCTCCACCACCACCGAGACGGGGGCCTTCATGCCGAACAGTTCGCGGTAGAAACCGATCGCCGACGCCGCGAGCGCGCCGACGCCCGCCTGCACGAAGAGGTGCGTCGGCCCGACGATCCCCTGCGCGGCGAGCTGCTCCTGCGCCTCGGCGAACATCGTGATATAGCCCTGCATCACCCAGATCGGGATCTCCTCGTACCCTTCCCACGAGGTGTCCGATATGACCTGCCAGCCGCGCTCCTGCGCGTCGACATTCACCTGCCGCACCGCGTCGTCGTACGTTCCGTCTATGATGATGACCTTGGCGCCGTAGCTCTCGATGGCCTTGATGCGCACCGGGGAGGTCCCCTTGTGCACGTAGATGACCGATGTGTGCCCCAACCTCGACGCCGCCCACGCGACCCCCCTGCCGTGATTGCCGTCCGTCGCCGCCGCGAAGGTGATCGGCCCGAGCTTCTGCATCAGAACCGGCGAGGTCAACTCCTTGAGCGGCAGCTCGAGGTGCGCCATCCCAAGCTTCTTCTTCAGGAACTGATAGACGGCGAACGAGCCTCCGAGGACCTTGAACGAGTTCAGCTCGAGGCGGAGGGATTCGTCCTTCACCCAGATGCCGCCGAGGTTGAGCATCGCGGCAAGATTGTCGAGTCCCTTGAGGGGGCTGACCCGGTAGCCGGGTATCTGGCGGTGGAAACTCCGCGTGAGGCGCGCGATGCCGGGCGGGAAGATCCGGTGCAGCGCCTCGGTGCGCTCGCCCGCCCGCGCGCGCAGGTTCTCGACCCACTTGATGGGCCTGCTCCTCATGACGCACTCCTTATTCCGCAGGGAACCGGAAAGGAGAACGGGGCACTCGCCGCCG
This is a stretch of genomic DNA from Chlamydiota bacterium. It encodes these proteins:
- a CDS encoding alpha-amylase, with the translated sequence MSPANGRPRRPYFPLEFPVSKKEWDRYELGRGIFPEGGEVRVPDFRVLRQIVKRIYERRDDRAFSGVPPKAGQLNATGLLNEIFRAIIRRYCETKNPAAFKKGLAHAKTRLAPNRLRGAIEEFVAAFPPQTVLTGRLAPRKFLAGETGGIPNRQLAAAEMLLLAISNANPALAPAIELFNDETLARETAYPALLRSLESFFRAQPGFGRADTPILDFLREPVSAFPDSLQGQLSYIRERWREYLPEALYYRLLTALDVLKEEEKSGWLGAGPTQVLTFKGLRDDEYPEYARYVDSPEYERFTEDRDWMSKVVLIAKSTYVWLDQLSKKHGRLIRRIDEIPDEELDTLARWGFSGLWLIGIWERSPASRRIKQICGNAEALASAYSLYDYSISRDLGGEEAFRRLKERAWRRGIRLCTDVVPNHTGLYSRWVVEHPERYIQLDSPPFPGYRFTGPDLSGDPRVSLRIEDGYWSRRDAAVVFQRRDTRTGETRYIYHGNDGTSMPWNDTAQLDFLRADVREAVIRTILDVARRFPIIRLDAAMTLAKKHFQRLWYPHPGTGGGIPSRAEHGMLREEFDRRMPHEFWREVVDRVTREMPDTLLLAEAFWMMEGYFVRTLGMHRVYNSAFMNMLKMEENDKYRSVVKNVLEFDPRVLKRFVNFMNNPDERTAVDQFGCGDKYFGVCLMMVTMPGLPMFGHGQIFGFKEKYGMEYRRAYWDEPIDWNLVRRHEAEIFPLMRKRHLFSGVERFALYDFYTGSGRVDENVFAFSNRCGTERAVVLYHNRYAETEGWIRTSCGMAMDYEGGGEKRVVQKTLAEALELNVAPGVHYIFRDQATNLEHIRSGRDLARQGIRARLGAYRFAVYLDFREVADGPEGYYRRLAKSLGWRGVPSVEEAVRELILEPVHAPFVRFTGNTAVETFAADPVAARPGLAKDAAELVRAVSKQTGASGDGRRVREQIAKGMETLARVAAFPPEGSPALDYLRTGFDEGSVFMATALAWVITHNLGALRSREDAAAQGVALMDELLLGKAFAEALRGHGLDAWAAAQRATLLAILTGYHRWADTGREEECLASFRDLLNDGDARLCLGFNRYNGVLWFNRERLETLLYWLYTVSVLGLAAEETASNAEILRGAERRFEIIRRIQDAAEASGYEADRFTALLAPAAPA
- a CDS encoding diaminopropionate ammonia-lyase, coding for MRSRPIKWVENLRARAGERTEALHRIFPPGIARLTRSFHRQIPGYRVSPLKGLDNLAAMLNLGGIWVKDESLRLELNSFKVLGGSFAVYQFLKKKLGMAHLELPLKELTSPVLMQKLGPITFAAATDGNHGRGVAWAASRLGHTSVIYVHKGTSPVRIKAIESYGAKVIIIDGTYDDAVRQVNVDAQERGWQVISDTSWEGYEEIPIWVMQGYITMFAEAQEQLAAQGIVGPTHLFVQAGVGALAASAIGFYRELFGMKAPVSVVVEPEKAACLYESAKKGDGEPHSFGGALDTIMAGLACGQPSPLAWRLLWDCADVFISCPDYVAAKGMRVYGIPLDGDPIIISGESGAVTLGALMFILRRKDTGPLRELLRLGPQSQVLLINTEGNTDPQHFRDVVWDGADAVPEEYRTA